From a region of the Candidatus Tectomicrobia bacterium genome:
- a CDS encoding tetratricopeptide repeat protein: protein MTGKQATLTPRTSPQAGSQPSPAPSPAKLEEDAQSLLRAGDLDGAERLLRRILEAQPDSAFALHHLGVAAFLRRDLETALSLQSRSVARNPHVPDYLYNLGLVFLHMGRRDEAGQCFEKALQLQPGHAAALNNMGVLHLDSGRFREAEGYFRKALAADSGYFHSLKNMGTVLKRLGRHAEAIEAYEALLRIRPDDPDASHVLAALRGEATQTAPKAYVASLFDSYADRFEEHLIGSLRYRTPALLREAVGRVAKVEKASWRVLDMGCGTGLCGPLFRGLAARLDGVDLSPRMIEKAREKGVYDHLSAGDLVDALRAERGALDLACAADVLIYAGDLAPVFGAAHGALKDGGLLAFSVESFAGEGFFLRSSGRYSHSKGYIGCLAEKHGFSVALCEECVIRVEGKHPVAGHIYVLRKGAGAHGEAEVQVDFDPSNIPEALKAALLHHQAGQLAHAEALLRLILRHEPQHPDALHSLGLIAYQTGHFDAAHDLMSQAIALKPASAPCYAHLGLVLHAQGKMGQAEASLLKALEINPFSGDAMNNLGNLLTAQGQLEEAERLYLRAVSVHPAFTEAHNNLGVVQAALGKGEKAEASYRQAAELNPEYPEAHRNLAALFQGQGRHEEAAACWRRLLKLRPDDAGARAQLAECEGK, encoded by the coding sequence GTGACCGGGAAGCAGGCCACCTTGACCCCGCGGACCAGCCCCCAGGCAGGCTCGCAGCCTTCGCCCGCCCCCTCCCCCGCGAAGCTGGAGGAGGACGCCCAGAGCCTTCTCCGGGCCGGGGATCTCGATGGGGCCGAGCGCCTTCTCCGCAGGATTCTAGAGGCCCAGCCGGACAGCGCGTTCGCGCTGCACCATCTGGGGGTCGCCGCCTTCCTGCGGCGGGACCTTGAAACGGCACTCTCTCTCCAGAGCCGATCCGTCGCGCGGAATCCCCACGTCCCCGACTACCTCTACAACCTGGGGCTGGTCTTCCTGCATATGGGCCGCCGCGACGAGGCGGGCCAGTGCTTCGAAAAAGCGCTCCAACTGCAGCCCGGCCACGCGGCCGCGCTCAACAACATGGGCGTGCTCCACCTCGATTCGGGCCGCTTCCGGGAGGCGGAGGGCTATTTCCGCAAAGCCCTCGCCGCGGACTCCGGCTATTTCCACTCCCTCAAGAACATGGGCACTGTCTTGAAGCGCCTGGGCCGCCACGCCGAAGCCATCGAGGCCTACGAGGCCCTCCTCCGCATCCGGCCGGACGACCCGGACGCTTCACACGTCCTCGCGGCCCTGCGGGGGGAGGCCACCCAGACGGCGCCCAAGGCGTACGTCGCCAGCCTCTTCGACAGCTACGCCGACCGTTTCGAGGAGCATCTGATCGGGAGCCTGCGCTACCGTACGCCCGCGCTGCTGCGGGAGGCCGTTGGAAGAGTGGCCAAGGTGGAGAAGGCTTCCTGGCGGGTGCTGGACATGGGTTGCGGGACGGGCCTGTGCGGCCCCCTGTTCCGGGGCCTGGCCGCCCGGCTGGACGGCGTGGACCTCTCCCCCCGCATGATCGAGAAGGCGCGCGAGAAGGGCGTGTATGACCATCTCTCGGCGGGCGACCTCGTGGACGCGCTCCGCGCCGAAAGGGGAGCCTTGGACCTGGCGTGCGCCGCGGACGTTCTCATCTATGCCGGCGACCTGGCGCCTGTTTTCGGGGCCGCTCACGGCGCCCTCAAGGACGGGGGGCTGCTCGCATTCTCGGTCGAATCGTTCGCCGGCGAGGGCTTCTTCCTCCGCTCGTCTGGACGCTATTCGCACTCGAAAGGATACATCGGCTGCCTGGCGGAAAAGCATGGCTTCTCCGTGGCTCTCTGCGAGGAGTGTGTCATCCGCGTCGAGGGCAAGCATCCCGTCGCGGGCCACATTTATGTCCTCCGAAAAGGCGCGGGAGCCCACGGGGAGGCGGAGGTGCAGGTGGACTTCGACCCCTCGAACATCCCGGAAGCTCTCAAAGCCGCCCTTCTCCATCATCAAGCCGGCCAGCTCGCGCACGCGGAGGCGCTCTTGAGACTCATCCTCCGCCATGAGCCCCAGCATCCGGACGCACTCCATTCCCTGGGCCTCATCGCCTATCAGACGGGGCACTTCGACGCGGCGCATGATCTGATGAGCCAAGCCATCGCCCTCAAGCCGGCCTCCGCTCCCTGCTACGCCCACCTGGGCCTCGTTCTCCACGCCCAGGGGAAGATGGGGCAAGCCGAGGCGTCCCTGCTCAAGGCACTGGAGATCAATCCCTTCTCCGGGGACGCGATGAACAACCTGGGCAACCTGCTGACCGCTCAGGGCCAGCTGGAAGAGGCTGAAAGGCTCTACCTGCGTGCGGTCTCCGTTCACCCGGCATTCACCGAGGCCCACAACAACCTGGGCGTCGTTCAGGCGGCGCTGGGCAAGGGCGAGAAGGCCGAGGCGAGCTACCGCCAGGCCGCCGAGCTGAACCCGGAGTACCCAGAGGCCCACCGCAACCTGGCCGCCCTCTTCCAGGGGCAGGGGCGGCACGAAGAGGCGGCGGCTTGCTGGCGGCGGCTCCTCAAGCTCCGGCCCGATGACGCAGGCGCCCGGGCGCAGCTGGCCGAATGCGAGGGGAAATAG
- a CDS encoding flagellar assembly protein FliW — protein sequence MRVETTRFGALDLAEERLYRLAEGLVGFPLLKRFLLIESGEGGPPFKWFQSVDEPSLAFIVLDPEWLVPGYRAELPAAAFERLGAAPGEAEALAIVTIPDDPQEMSANLKGPLLFHPKTRQGVQLVLDEERFALRHPILPSLSKR from the coding sequence ATGCGGGTTGAGACGACGCGCTTCGGCGCCCTCGACCTGGCCGAGGAGAGGCTCTACCGCCTCGCCGAGGGCCTGGTGGGCTTCCCCTTGCTCAAGCGCTTCCTGCTCATCGAGAGCGGGGAGGGGGGTCCCCCCTTCAAGTGGTTCCAGTCGGTGGACGAGCCCTCGCTCGCCTTCATCGTCCTGGACCCCGAGTGGCTCGTGCCGGGCTACCGGGCGGAGCTGCCCGCGGCCGCCTTCGAGCGGCTGGGCGCCGCGCCGGGCGAGGCGGAGGCCCTGGCCATCGTCACCATCCCCGACGACCCCCAGGAGATGAGCGCCAACCTCAAGGGCCCGCTCCTGTTCCACCCCAAGACCCGCCAGGGCGTGCAGCTCGTCCTGGACGAGGAGCGCTTCGCCCTGCGCCACCCGATCCTGCCCTCCCTCTCGAAGCGGTAG
- the csrA gene encoding carbon storage regulator CsrA, with translation MLILTRKIGESIMVGDQVRVVVVEVKGRQVRLGVEAPGDTKIYRGEIFERIQEENRRASQVPADALSKVSSLWSRIRSGGGGDAG, from the coding sequence GTGCTCATCCTGACCCGCAAGATCGGGGAAAGCATCATGGTCGGCGACCAGGTTCGCGTGGTCGTCGTCGAGGTGAAGGGACGGCAGGTGCGCCTCGGGGTCGAGGCGCCCGGCGACACGAAGATCTACCGCGGCGAGATCTTCGAGCGCATCCAGGAGGAGAACCGCCGCGCCTCTCAGGTGCCGGCCGATGCCCTCAGTAAAGTCTCCAGCCTTTGGTCCCGCATCCGCTCCGGAGGGGGCGGGGATGCGGGTTGA
- the flgK gene encoding flagellar hook-associated protein FlgK, which produces MGLQSILNLGKNALSQNQVALQTIAHNIANAGVEGYSRQEAISANTPPTQHSFGFLGTGVRVETIRQAADRFLNGQIVNIKAELEAFRARGEAMRLAETFLNEGTSGTGISSALVRFFTTAEALAARPEGSPERTDFLNAASNLAQVFNTTASSLQELQVQADRDIVRNIAEVNDLVGRMADLNARIQVAEAGQHSANDLRDERQRVLERMSELVGVTAIEDQDGSFLVIAGRSFPIVQKGEGAKLKAVENPDNVVGTIPPVALKQVQFESLGGELTDITSRITTGQIGGLLQFRDGTIGRLLDDLNNIAATITNEVNIIHRQGFGLDGSTNLDLFNPLKISVDPSGTNSRDQASNNPMAQAVLSDSRIFDPTALTGAKYTIKFTSSTSFNVIDAETGLKLDATKVSLNGGPFGTDASVVDFAYSGTQVSVEFEGLRVTIQNFAGTPQKDDSFTVSVRKDVARTIAVNPVVLGDISKVAAAGMPGFPADNTNILAVADLRGRAVAQRRSSTLGDNLSSILSTFGTEARDVRGRENLTEQFADTLKEARESVAGVSIDEELSNIVRYQQNFGATARMMSITSQLLQDIIEIV; this is translated from the coding sequence ATGGGCCTTCAATCCATCCTGAACCTGGGGAAGAACGCGCTGAGCCAGAATCAGGTGGCCCTTCAGACCATCGCCCACAACATCGCCAACGCGGGCGTGGAGGGATACTCGCGCCAGGAGGCCATCTCCGCGAACACCCCGCCCACCCAGCACAGCTTCGGCTTCCTGGGCACCGGCGTCCGGGTGGAGACCATCCGGCAGGCGGCCGACCGCTTCCTGAACGGGCAGATCGTGAACATCAAGGCCGAGCTGGAGGCCTTCCGCGCCCGGGGCGAGGCCATGCGGCTGGCCGAGACCTTCCTGAACGAGGGCACCTCGGGCACGGGCATCAGCAGCGCCCTCGTGCGCTTCTTCACGACGGCGGAGGCCCTCGCGGCGCGGCCCGAGGGCTCGCCCGAGCGGACGGACTTCCTGAACGCGGCCTCCAACCTCGCCCAGGTGTTCAACACCACGGCCAGCTCCCTCCAGGAGCTCCAGGTGCAGGCCGACCGCGACATCGTCCGGAACATCGCCGAGGTGAACGACCTCGTCGGGCGCATGGCCGACCTGAACGCGCGCATCCAGGTGGCCGAGGCCGGGCAGCACTCGGCCAACGACTTGCGCGACGAGCGCCAGCGGGTCCTGGAGCGCATGAGCGAGCTGGTCGGCGTCACCGCCATCGAGGATCAGGACGGCTCCTTCCTCGTCATCGCGGGCCGGAGCTTCCCGATCGTCCAGAAGGGCGAGGGGGCCAAGCTCAAGGCGGTGGAGAACCCCGACAACGTGGTGGGCACCATCCCCCCCGTCGCCCTGAAGCAGGTGCAGTTCGAGAGCCTGGGCGGGGAGCTCACCGACATCACGTCGCGCATCACGACCGGGCAGATCGGCGGCCTGCTCCAGTTCCGGGACGGCACCATCGGGCGCCTCCTCGACGACCTCAACAACATCGCCGCGACCATCACCAACGAGGTCAACATCATCCACCGCCAGGGCTTCGGCCTGGACGGCAGCACCAATCTCGACCTCTTCAACCCGCTCAAGATCAGCGTGGACCCCTCGGGCACGAACAGCCGCGACCAGGCCTCGAACAACCCGATGGCCCAGGCCGTGCTCTCGGACTCGCGCATCTTCGACCCCACGGCGCTCACAGGGGCGAAGTACACCATCAAGTTCACCTCCTCGACCAGCTTCAACGTCATCGACGCCGAGACCGGCCTCAAGCTCGACGCGACGAAGGTCTCGCTCAACGGCGGGCCCTTCGGAACCGACGCCTCGGTGGTGGACTTCGCCTACTCGGGCACCCAGGTTTCGGTGGAGTTCGAGGGGCTCCGGGTGACCATCCAGAACTTCGCGGGCACACCCCAGAAGGACGACTCCTTCACCGTCTCGGTCCGGAAGGACGTGGCGCGGACCATCGCGGTCAACCCCGTCGTCCTGGGCGACATCAGCAAGGTGGCGGCGGCGGGCATGCCGGGCTTCCCGGCCGACAACACGAACATCCTGGCCGTGGCCGACCTGCGGGGGCGCGCGGTGGCGCAGCGCCGCTCCTCGACCCTCGGCGACAACCTGAGCTCCATCCTCTCGACCTTCGGCACCGAGGCCCGGGACGTGCGGGGGCGGGAGAACCTGACGGAGCAGTTCGCCGACACCCTGAAGGAGGCCCGCGAGAGCGTGGCCGGAGTGTCCATCGACGAGGAGCTGTCGAACATCGTCCGTTACCAGCAGAACTTCGGCGCGACGGCCCGGATGATGTCCATCACCTCGCAGCTTCTCCAGGACATCATCGAGATCGTCTAG
- a CDS encoding flagellar protein FlgN: protein MTKAISRLVEILEQEARLYGELTVLLEKEREAIRALDMSRLEEQLGAKAILIGRIQKLEIERGSLAATIGREQGIAGGAEFRLLDLVRRAPAPWAGRIMEVRLQLREAVERANEHNEGNRFLAEGLLGTMNGIMEHLKEIISGPSVYGRGGRKGAPSKAPGDFLRQAI, encoded by the coding sequence ATGACGAAGGCGATTTCGCGCCTGGTCGAGATCCTGGAGCAGGAGGCCCGCCTGTACGGGGAGCTCACGGTCCTGCTGGAGAAGGAGCGGGAGGCCATCCGGGCGCTGGACATGAGCCGCCTCGAGGAGCAGCTCGGCGCCAAGGCCATCCTCATCGGGCGGATCCAGAAGCTCGAGATCGAGCGGGGGAGCCTCGCGGCCACCATCGGCCGGGAGCAGGGCATCGCGGGCGGAGCGGAGTTCCGCCTCCTCGACCTGGTGCGCCGGGCTCCTGCCCCCTGGGCGGGGCGGATCATGGAGGTCCGCCTGCAGCTCCGTGAGGCGGTGGAGCGCGCGAACGAGCACAACGAGGGCAACCGGTTCCTCGCCGAGGGCCTCCTCGGCACGATGAACGGGATCATGGAGCACCTCAAGGAGATCATCTCCGGGCCTTCGGTCTACGGGCGCGGCGGCCGCAAGGGCGCGCCCAGCAAGGCCCCGGGGGATTTCCTCCGGCAAGCCATCTAG
- a CDS encoding rod-binding protein translates to MPAEFPNLSGLKLQQAMPQPGDGAPELARRAAKGGDERALRKASQEFEAIFVNLLLKEMRKSMPKGGVFERSMAREWFEGMLDEAVSKEVVKGPGIGLAGPLFEQMRQAGEKAAARAAGAQPPKTLAPAGPESEEKEP, encoded by the coding sequence ATGCCGGCCGAATTCCCAAACCTCAGCGGCCTCAAGCTCCAGCAGGCCATGCCCCAGCCGGGGGACGGCGCGCCGGAGCTCGCGCGGCGGGCGGCGAAGGGGGGGGACGAGCGGGCCCTGCGGAAGGCGAGCCAGGAGTTCGAGGCCATCTTCGTGAACCTGCTCTTGAAGGAGATGCGGAAGTCCATGCCCAAGGGCGGCGTCTTCGAGCGGAGCATGGCGCGGGAGTGGTTCGAGGGGATGCTGGACGAGGCCGTGTCCAAGGAAGTGGTCAAGGGTCCGGGCATCGGCCTGGCGGGGCCCCTCTTCGAGCAGATGCGGCAGGCGGGCGAGAAGGCGGCCGCCCGGGCGGCGGGCGCCCAGCCCCCGAAGACCTTGGCCCCGGCCGGGCCGGAGAGCGAGGAGAAGGAGCCATGA
- a CDS encoding flagellar basal body P-ring protein FlgI, whose product MRKTMTRASLLLAAFLALSLAAPAGARAARLKDVASVSGVRSNQLLGYGLIVGLDGTGDGNDPSFTAQSLANLLKKLGINIPATAFKVKNVAAVMVTADFPPFARSGSRLDVTVSAVGDAKSLLGGTLLLTPLRGADGEVYAVAQGPVSLGGGFAFEGGTGTAVKRNHPTVGTISGGASVEREIPVNFAAQKSIRLALHQPDFTTVARVVTAINQTFGEGAAVARDSGTVDVDVAKVSGGAVNAMAQLERIEVATDQRARVVINERTGTIVMGESVRISTVAISHGNLNIVIREESQVSQPGAFAPEGAATVVVPRSEVTVKQEKRNMVVLARTVSIGDVVRGLNAIGVAPRDLIAILQALKAAGALDAEIALL is encoded by the coding sequence ATGCGGAAAACCATGACCCGGGCGAGCCTGCTGCTCGCGGCCTTCCTCGCCCTCTCCCTGGCGGCGCCGGCCGGCGCCCGGGCGGCGCGGTTGAAGGACGTGGCCTCCGTCTCGGGGGTGCGCTCCAACCAGCTCCTCGGCTACGGCCTGATCGTGGGCCTGGACGGCACGGGCGACGGCAACGACCCCTCCTTCACGGCGCAGAGCCTGGCGAACCTTCTCAAGAAGCTGGGAATCAACATCCCGGCGACCGCCTTCAAGGTGAAGAACGTGGCGGCCGTGATGGTGACGGCGGACTTCCCGCCCTTCGCGCGGAGCGGCTCCCGCCTGGACGTGACGGTCTCGGCCGTGGGCGACGCCAAGAGCCTGCTCGGCGGCACCCTCCTGCTCACGCCCCTGCGGGGGGCGGATGGGGAGGTGTACGCGGTGGCCCAGGGCCCGGTGTCGCTCGGCGGCGGCTTCGCCTTCGAGGGCGGGACCGGCACGGCCGTCAAGCGGAATCATCCCACCGTGGGCACCATCAGCGGCGGCGCCTCGGTGGAGCGGGAGATCCCGGTGAACTTCGCCGCGCAGAAGAGCATCCGGCTCGCCCTCCATCAGCCCGACTTCACCACGGTGGCCCGTGTGGTGACCGCCATCAACCAGACGTTCGGCGAGGGCGCGGCCGTCGCCCGCGACTCCGGCACCGTGGACGTCGACGTCGCCAAGGTCTCGGGCGGCGCGGTGAACGCCATGGCCCAGCTCGAGCGCATCGAGGTGGCCACCGACCAGCGGGCGCGGGTGGTGATCAACGAGCGGACGGGCACCATCGTCATGGGCGAGAGCGTGCGCATCTCCACCGTGGCCATCAGCCACGGAAACCTGAACATCGTGATCCGGGAGGAGTCCCAGGTCTCCCAGCCGGGGGCGTTCGCGCCCGAGGGGGCCGCCACGGTGGTGGTGCCCCGCTCGGAGGTCACGGTCAAGCAGGAGAAGCGGAACATGGTCGTCCTGGCCCGGACGGTGAGCATCGGCGACGTGGTGCGGGGGCTCAACGCCATCGGCGTCGCCCCGCGCGACCTGATCGCCATCCTGCAGGCGCTCAAGGCGGCGGGCGCTCTCGACGCGGAGATCGCGCTCCTCTAG
- a CDS encoding flagellar basal body L-ring protein FlgH, which yields MRSRLGKALLILAVAAPFGGCGGMFSAGGGEPAPPARTDPAAPGAPVRRVETFRRGVTAPPSAAPTETAAASRASLWSDTSPFLFHDRRAMRVGDVLTVVINESSNAKKEADTENKRSSDLAFTVPSLPGYGKILATPSGGRGRRFNQDDTLRATSRNDLTSESEIERTDTMNATIGARVVEIFPNGNLLIEGRRELTTHKETLIVTVSGIVRPEDIDTNNTVQSKNLADARIVYTGDGILAEAQQPGWLGRAVNILWPF from the coding sequence ATGCGGAGCCGGTTGGGGAAGGCGCTTCTGATTCTCGCGGTGGCGGCCCCCTTCGGGGGATGCGGGGGCATGTTCTCGGCCGGCGGTGGAGAGCCCGCCCCGCCCGCCCGCACCGATCCCGCGGCGCCGGGCGCGCCCGTGCGCCGGGTCGAGACCTTCCGCCGCGGGGTGACGGCTCCGCCCTCCGCCGCGCCCACCGAGACGGCCGCCGCCAGCCGGGCCTCCCTCTGGAGCGATACGAGCCCCTTCCTCTTCCATGACCGCCGGGCCATGCGGGTCGGGGACGTGCTCACGGTGGTGATCAACGAGTCCTCCAACGCCAAGAAAGAGGCGGACACCGAGAACAAGCGCTCCTCCGACCTGGCTTTCACGGTCCCGTCGCTCCCGGGCTACGGGAAGATCCTGGCCACCCCCAGCGGCGGCCGGGGGCGGCGCTTCAACCAGGACGACACCCTGCGCGCCACCTCGCGGAACGACCTCACGAGCGAGAGCGAGATCGAGCGCACCGACACCATGAACGCCACCATCGGGGCCCGCGTGGTCGAGATCTTTCCGAACGGAAACCTTCTGATCGAGGGGCGCCGCGAGCTGACCACCCACAAAGAGACACTCATCGTGACGGTGAGCGGCATCGTGCGCCCCGAGGACATCGACACCAACAACACCGTCCAATCGAAGAATCTGGCGGACGCCCGGATCGTCTACACCGGCGACGGCATTCTCGCCGAGGCCCAGCAGCCCGGCTGGCTCGGCCGGGCGGTGAACATCCTTTGGCCTTTCTAG
- the flgA gene encoding flagellar basal body P-ring formation protein FlgA, translated as MRQTLLAAALVLSMALPLPAEGQGAPRFLDAGDVAAEVRRFVAAQLGTGPDRAEVRSVQLQGQRVLLPPGRVSLEAELPPQGRLLGRTPLMVVVRNEAGAEVRRLWVTAEIAVYAGVPVARVPLGANQVVDASFFEMRRKDLASLPPDALTRMEDLEGARLRRALAPGEAVRAAEVELPYLVRQGSLVRIVARRGGLMMTAVGKALDSGRKGEAIRILNVDSNKMVQGRVVEKAAVEVLF; from the coding sequence ATGCGCCAGACGCTGCTCGCAGCCGCTCTCGTCCTCTCGATGGCGCTCCCGCTGCCGGCGGAGGGCCAGGGGGCCCCGCGCTTTCTCGACGCCGGGGACGTGGCGGCCGAGGTGCGCCGCTTCGTCGCGGCCCAGCTCGGCACGGGCCCGGACCGGGCCGAGGTGCGCTCGGTCCAGCTCCAGGGGCAGCGGGTCCTCCTGCCTCCCGGGCGGGTTTCGCTCGAGGCGGAGCTGCCGCCCCAGGGGCGGCTCCTGGGCCGCACCCCGCTGATGGTGGTGGTGCGGAACGAGGCCGGCGCGGAGGTGCGCAGGCTCTGGGTGACGGCCGAGATTGCGGTCTACGCCGGCGTCCCCGTGGCCCGCGTGCCCCTCGGCGCGAACCAGGTGGTGGACGCCTCCTTCTTCGAGATGCGCCGCAAGGACCTGGCCTCGCTGCCCCCGGACGCCCTGACCCGGATGGAGGATCTCGAGGGCGCGCGCCTGCGCCGGGCGCTGGCGCCGGGCGAGGCCGTGCGCGCCGCCGAAGTGGAGCTTCCCTACCTCGTCCGCCAGGGCAGCCTGGTGCGGATCGTCGCCCGCCGGGGCGGCCTGATGATGACGGCGGTGGGCAAGGCGCTCGATTCGGGCCGCAAGGGCGAGGCGATCCGCATCTTGAACGTCGACTCCAACAAGATGGTCCAGGGCCGCGTGGTGGAAAAGGCGGCCGTGGAAGTTCTTTTCTGA
- the flgG gene encoding flagellar basal-body rod protein FlgG — protein MIRALFTAATGMQAQQINIDVIANNLANVSTVGFKKHRADFQELLYETIIPPGSPSAQGNQIPTGLQIGTGVRPAATQKIFTEGEFKRTDNELDLAVEGEGFFVITRPSGETAYTRSGAFKLDSTGRLVTSEGFLLSPNITIPTTALKITVGTDGTVSVLTAGATTPTQAGQITLARFPNPGGLNSLGRNLFGETVASGAPTTGNPGVNGLGTLVQGFLENSNVSVVDELVALIEAQRAYEINSKAIQTSDEMLQVVANLKR, from the coding sequence TTGATCCGCGCCCTGTTCACCGCCGCCACCGGAATGCAGGCCCAGCAGATCAACATCGACGTCATCGCCAACAACCTGGCGAACGTCAGCACCGTAGGCTTCAAGAAGCACCGGGCGGACTTCCAGGAGCTCCTCTACGAGACCATCATCCCTCCCGGCTCGCCCTCCGCGCAGGGCAACCAGATCCCGACCGGCCTCCAGATCGGCACCGGCGTGCGCCCCGCGGCCACGCAGAAGATCTTCACCGAGGGCGAGTTCAAGCGCACCGACAACGAGCTCGATCTCGCCGTCGAGGGAGAGGGCTTCTTCGTCATCACCCGGCCCAGCGGCGAGACGGCCTACACCCGCTCGGGCGCCTTCAAGCTCGACAGCACGGGCCGGCTCGTGACGAGCGAGGGCTTCCTCCTCTCGCCGAACATCACCATCCCGACCACCGCCCTCAAGATCACCGTGGGGACGGACGGCACCGTCTCCGTCCTCACGGCGGGGGCCACCACCCCGACCCAGGCGGGCCAGATCACGCTCGCCCGTTTCCCCAACCCGGGCGGCCTCAACTCCCTGGGGCGCAACCTCTTCGGCGAGACAGTGGCCTCGGGCGCCCCCACCACGGGCAACCCGGGCGTCAATGGCCTGGGGACGCTCGTCCAGGGCTTCCTCGAGAACTCCAACGTCAGCGTGGTGGATGAGCTGGTGGCCCTCATCGAGGCCCAGCGCGCCTACGAGATCAACAGCAAGGCCATCCAGACCAGCGACGAGATGCTCCAGGTCGTGGCCAACCTCAAGCGGTAA
- a CDS encoding flagellar hook-basal body protein, whose amino-acid sequence MQPGAYSVIAAALLRQRHLEIATNNLANASTVGFKAERPVFDLHQTEAPADEIRPLGGDLVRQSRWAATLINYSGGKTQHTANPLDVSIVGDGFFVLQTPEGRRYTRAGQFALNGSREIVSADGFPVLGVEGRAIRLPAGDKIVIGQTGEVMVGNAVAGRIRVVDFPKPYKLFKQNGAAFSTIDPREEGTPVAAPQLVQGSLELSNVSPISEMVALIETARLYEAYQKIFQSFDSMSDRAVNDLGRTQSIA is encoded by the coding sequence GTGCAGCCAGGGGCCTACAGCGTGATCGCGGCCGCCCTCCTGCGGCAGCGCCACCTCGAGATCGCGACCAACAACCTGGCCAACGCCAGCACCGTCGGCTTCAAGGCCGAGCGGCCCGTCTTCGATCTTCACCAGACCGAAGCCCCGGCGGACGAGATCCGTCCCCTCGGCGGCGACCTCGTCCGGCAGTCCCGCTGGGCGGCCACCCTCATTAACTATTCCGGCGGAAAGACACAGCACACGGCCAACCCGCTTGACGTCTCCATCGTCGGCGACGGCTTTTTCGTGCTCCAGACCCCGGAGGGCCGCCGCTACACCCGGGCCGGGCAGTTCGCCCTGAACGGCAGCCGGGAGATCGTCTCGGCCGATGGCTTCCCGGTTCTCGGCGTTGAGGGAAGGGCCATCCGCCTTCCGGCCGGGGACAAGATCGTCATCGGCCAGACCGGCGAGGTCATGGTGGGGAACGCGGTGGCGGGCCGGATCCGAGTGGTGGACTTCCCCAAGCCCTACAAGCTGTTCAAGCAGAACGGGGCCGCCTTCTCCACCATCGATCCCCGGGAAGAGGGCACCCCCGTGGCGGCGCCGCAGCTGGTCCAGGGCTCGCTCGAGCTCTCGAACGTCTCGCCCATCTCGGAGATGGTCGCCCTCATCGAAACCGCCCGGCTGTACGAGGCATACCAGAAGATCTTCCAGTCCTTCGATTCCATGAGCGACCGGGCAGTCAACGATCTGGGGCGGACCCAGTCGATCGCCTGA
- a CDS encoding EscU/YscU/HrcU family type III secretion system export apparatus switch protein, with protein sequence MEPHRRPLPVIPMEAVALRYEPRLEQAPRLVAKGRGEVAERILELARIHNIPIREDSDLVRLLGKLDLEAEIPPDLYKVIAEILAFVYFVNEKWKKEKAA encoded by the coding sequence ATGGAGCCCCATCGCCGGCCGCTGCCGGTCATCCCGATGGAGGCGGTGGCCCTGCGCTACGAGCCCCGGCTCGAGCAGGCCCCCCGCCTCGTGGCCAAGGGCCGGGGAGAGGTGGCCGAGCGCATCCTGGAGCTGGCCCGCATCCACAACATCCCCATCCGGGAGGACTCGGACCTGGTCCGCCTCCTCGGAAAGCTCGACCTGGAAGCCGAAATTCCGCCCGATCTGTACAAGGTGATCGCCGAGATCCTGGCCTTCGTGTACTTCGTCAATGAAAAGTGGAAGAAGGAAAAAGCTGCATAA